The following coding sequences are from one Deltaproteobacteria bacterium window:
- a CDS encoding replication-associated recombination protein A — protein MRGGGPDLFAAEAERTRQREAPLADRMRPYRLEEVVGQQHLVAPGRLLREMIDGQRLHSLIFWGPPGSGKTTLALLIAHSTQCHFVHFSAVLSGVKELRQVIEEAHDALRYHGQRTILFVDEIHRFNKAQQDAFLPHVEDGSIVLIGATTENPSFEVIAPLLSRCSVLVLQALSEQDLAALIDRALSDSERGLGQRRLSIEPAARAFIAAQAHGDARSALNIIEAAADLAGRAGTATITLPQAEEAAQHRALLYDKAGEEHYNVISAFIKSLRGSDPDAAVYWLMRMLEAGEDPLFVARRMIIFAAEDVGNADPRALQIAVAAKDAFHFVGLPEGRIPLAQAVTYLACAPKSNAAYKAMLAAAADVKEHGALAVPLHLRNAPTPLMKGLGYGRDYKYAHDYDEHVVAQQHLPDQLRQRHYYEPTDIGEERNIKERLGRWRAKTATPVASSKPAAKR, from the coding sequence ATGCGCGGCGGCGGCCCGGACCTCTTTGCCGCCGAGGCCGAGCGTACCCGCCAGCGCGAGGCGCCGTTGGCCGACCGGATGCGCCCATACCGCCTCGAAGAGGTGGTCGGCCAGCAGCACCTGGTGGCACCGGGGCGGCTGCTGCGCGAGATGATCGACGGCCAGCGGCTGCACTCGTTGATCTTCTGGGGCCCGCCCGGCAGCGGCAAGACGACGCTGGCCCTGTTGATTGCCCATTCGACCCAGTGCCACTTCGTCCACTTCTCCGCCGTGCTCTCCGGCGTCAAAGAACTTCGCCAAGTGATTGAGGAGGCGCACGACGCCCTGCGCTACCATGGCCAGCGCACGATCCTGTTCGTCGATGAGATTCACCGCTTCAACAAGGCGCAGCAAGATGCCTTTCTGCCCCATGTCGAAGACGGCTCGATCGTGCTCATCGGCGCCACCACCGAGAATCCGTCGTTCGAGGTCATCGCGCCGCTGCTGTCGCGCTGCTCGGTGCTGGTGCTGCAAGCGCTCTCGGAGCAGGACCTTGCTGCTTTGATCGATCGGGCGCTGTCCGACAGCGAGCGCGGCCTGGGCCAACGGCGCCTGTCCATCGAGCCGGCGGCGCGCGCTTTCATTGCAGCTCAGGCGCACGGCGACGCGCGCTCGGCGCTCAACATCATCGAGGCGGCCGCGGATCTTGCCGGGCGCGCCGGCACGGCCACGATCACGTTGCCACAGGCCGAGGAGGCGGCCCAGCACCGGGCCTTGCTTTACGACAAAGCCGGCGAGGAGCACTACAACGTCATCTCGGCTTTCATCAAGAGTCTGCGCGGCAGCGACCCCGACGCGGCGGTGTACTGGCTGATGCGCATGCTCGAGGCCGGTGAGGATCCGCTGTTTGTCGCTCGCCGCATGATCATCTTCGCGGCCGAGGATGTCGGCAATGCCGATCCGCGCGCCCTCCAGATCGCCGTCGCCGCCAAAGATGCATTCCACTTCGTCGGCCTGCCGGAAGGACGCATTCCGCTGGCGCAAGCGGTCACCTACCTAGCGTGCGCACCGAAATCGAACGCCGCTTACAAGGCCATGCTGGCCGCCGCCGCGGATGTCAAAGAGCACGGGGCGCTGGCGGTGCCGCTGCACCTGCGCAACGCGCCGACGCCCCTGATGAAGGGGCTGGGGTACGGGCGTGATTACAAGTACGCTCATGACTACGACGAGCACGTGGTCGCACAGCAGCATCTGCCCGATCAACTCCGCCAGCGGCACTACTACGAGCCAACGGACATCGGCGAGGAGCGCAACATTAAAGAACGCCTGGGGCGCTGGCGTGCCAAGACCGCCACGCCGGTGGCGAGCAGCAAGCCGGCGGCGAAGCGGTAA